In the Vibrio sp. FE10 genome, ATGCCGTGATCTCGAATGGTGAAGGAACCTACCCTCAAGCGGCTTGTGAGTTAGTTAAAATTGCAAGAAACACCCAACACGCACCAGTCAGTTCTTTATCGACTCAGACGGTGGCTTTTTCTCACTATAATCACATTTCAGCCCAGTTACCGATTGAACCTCAATCGGGTAGCATCGTCGCTGGTGGAGCAAAAGAGCACGCTATTCAATGCCTCAAAAACATCAAATCGATATTGGAAAATGTTGATGTTCCATTTGATGACATCGTGAAAGTGAATATCCATGTCAGAAGCCTTGATGACCTTGCAGCAGTCAATGAAGTGTATACCACCTTCTTCCCGGACTCCGCGATTGCAAGGGCTGTCGGCTACATGCCAGCACGCTCAGTGACGGTGGTTGAAGGCCTAGCAATGGGAGCGTTAGTGCAGATGGATGCGACCGTGTCACACGGCGATGGCACTCCGCCACAAGCGGTTGAAGATCGACATGGAATAGTGATTAAGGCAAACAATACCAAAGCTGCACCAATCAGCGAACACTCCACGCAAACCGTGGCTTTTTCTCACTACAACAATATCTCCGCTCAGTTACCGCTAGACCCAACGATTGGGGCGATTGTTACGACAGGCACAAAAGAACAGACGATGCAGTGCCTAAATAACATTAAAGAAGTGATTGAAAGTGTTGGCCATGTCATGGATGACATCGTGAAGTTGAATATCCAATTAAGAGACGTGGCAGATCTAGATGTGCTTAATGATGTTTGCACACACTACTTTGACGGTCCATTACCAGCACGCACAGTTATCGGTGTCTCGGATATTCCTATGGGCGCTTTGGTACAAATTGATGCGATTGCTTCCAATGGTGAGGGTACTCCACCTAGCCTTTAAGCTTTCAATTTAGTGTTAAAACAACGAGGGTTGGCCGTGAGGTTAGCCCTCGTTTTACGTCTTTTCCAATAGCAACATAAACAGCGGTTATAGTGTTCATAAGTGGAAAATCAGAGTAGACCAACTAGGATGAATTACATTAAACCCGTTAATTAATTCAACAACATGGTAGTGCTATGAAGAAAATAACCCTTTTGTCCGTTGCGATTTTATCTAGCCTTTCTTTCTCATCTTTTGCTAAAGATTGTGACCCTACATTGCTGCCTTCTTGGAAGGATAGCGAGAGTAAAACCGCTATTGTCGACTTTGTGGGCCAAGCCACCAAAGCTGAATCCGATACGTTTGTGGCAATTGAAGATCGCATCGCGGTATTTGATAACGACGGTACGCTTTGGTCAGAAAAACCGTATTACTTCCAACTGGCCTTCGCACTAGATCGTGTAAAAGAGATGGCGCCTGAACACCCTGAATGGAAAACAGAAGCACCGTTTAAGTTTGTACTTGAAGGGGATATTGAGAGCGTTCTGGGCAGTGGCGAAGAAGGGCTATTGAAAATCATCATGGCGACACATTCTGGTATGACAGTTGAACAATACCAGCAAGATGTTAAGCAATGGTTGGCGGTAGCAAAAGATGAGCGCTTCAATAAAGCGTACACAGACCTAACTTACCAGCCGATGAAAGAGATGCTGACTTACCTGCAAGAGCATGACTTTAAGACTTACATTGTGTCGGGAGGTGGTGTTGATTTCATGAGAGCGTGGGCTCCGCAAGCTTATAACATTCCGCCAGAGCAGATCATTGGCAGCGCACTTAAATACAATTACAGCTACAACGATGGTAAACCGACGGTTACCAAAGATTCGTCCATTTTGACCATCGATGACAAAGCCGGAAAGGTCACTAACATTCAGCATATTATCGGTAAGAAGCCGATTTTAGCGGTGGGTAACTCAGACGGTGACCAAGCGATGATGCAATGGGCAACCAGTCAACCAAATTCAATGGCCATGATTGTTCACCATACCGATGCTGAGCGAGAGTGGAAGTACGATCGTGAGTCTCATGTTGGTAAGCTCGATAAGGCGATAGATGAAGCGAACTCTAGAGATGATTGGACGCTGATCGACATGAAATCAGATTGGTGTGAGGTGTACTAACGCCTAGCTTACTCTTAGTCAAAACAACAAAGGCTCGGATTTTTATTCGAGCTTTTTTGCGAAATAGCGAAGGCTTCGTCTCATTTTAAGCAAGAACGTACTATAAATTTTTAACCCATGACGGTTTAATCGGGATAGTCAGAAATCAAAGGAATAGAGAAATGAAAACGATCGGTTTGCTTGGTGGCATGAGTTGGGAGTCGACAGTGAGCTACTACAAATCCATTAACGAGGGTGTGAAAGCAACACTCGGCGGACTCAATTCTGCAAAGATTTGTATGTATAGCGTGAACTTCGATGAGATAGAAAAGTTGCAGCACCAAGGTCGTTGGGCTGAGACGGCAGATATCTTATCGGATGCGGCTTTATTGGTAGAGAAGGGCGGGGCGGACTTTATCCTGATCTGTACCAATACCATGCATAAGGTCGTTCCTGAGATCGAAGAGAAGATCACGATTCCAATCTTACATATCGCCGATACCACAGCGCAGAAGCTGCTTGAACAGGGCGTAAAGAAAGTCGGGTTACTCGGCACAGCTTTCACGATGGAACAAGATTTCTATAAAGGACGCCTGACTAACAAATTCGGTATCGATGTTGTCATTCCGGATGAGAGTGACCGAGAAGCAGTGCACAACATTATTTATCAGGAATTATGTCGCGGCGAAGTAAAAGAAGAGTCTCGAGCTGTCTATCGTCAAATCATTGAGAAGCTAAGTCAGCAAGGTGCTGAAGCCGTTATTCTTGGGTGTACTGAAATTGCTTTGTTGATTCAGCAACAACACACCGATGTTCCTCTGTTTGATACCACTGCTATCCATGCAGAAGCGGCAGTATGTTTGGCGACGAGCGATTAGCCTATGGTTAACTTTCAGAGCATTAAGCTTGTCTTTCGATCATTCTACAACCATCAGCTGATTGGTGGTGTCAATTATTGGCCGCTGGGCGCTGCACAGTCAAAAGTATATAACTTTCAGAAGGTTGTTGATTTTTCTCTGGGAGCGAATTACGAGTAACTTTTCTTTTAATGAAGACCAAAATTAAGTTTAATAAGCACTCTGTATCACACTTTTTATAAATTTTTAGGTGTGATGGTACACATTCATTTGTCTCGTGAATAGAATCTCGACCTAGTGTTATTTTGGCTATGTAATTGAATGAGAATAAAAATGAAATTAAAACCTATTTTTTTGGCTTGCCTGTCTGCAACAATCCTGTCTGGCTGTTTGACCGTCCCAATTGAAGAGTTACAACCAACGGCAGACCAAGAAACAATTGATACCGCTATTGAATATCTAAGCGATATAAAAGGTGTGACTATTACAGAAAATGGCGTGATTTATTATGTTGAGTCACTGCCGGGCAACTCTCGATGGGCAACAGCGCATATTTTGGAGTCTAGCTATCGCTACTCTTGCGAAGACCTTCGCTGGTATGTAGACCGAGGTATGATCGTGAGAATGAGATTCCAAGGTAATAGTGGCACGACGCAAGACTATGATCTTGAGCGTTGTGAAACGGAAGTCCCTACAGGGTTATATGAACCTAAACAGTAGGTTCTCGATCCTCTCACATTGAGATTGAAGCTTTTCTTTTATTAGTAATACATCAATACCCTCTCCATCTGGTGAGGGTATTTTATTTAAAATCTAAAAACTGATTCGACTATATTGCGGATTATCAATGAATATTGGTGTTGATAAACTCTGTTTTATTCGAGCACGCTCTCGTGCTTATAGACCGGAGAGACCAATATGAATTACGAGGGAAAAGTATATCGTCCATGGACAGAGGCGAAGAGCATTCTTATTCAAACCACATTAGGTTGCAGCATCAATACGTGCACGTTCTGTAATATGTTCAGCGATAAACGATTCAAGGTTCGTGACATTGAAGACGTGTTTAAAGATATTGAAGAAGCTCGCCTGATTTATCCTTATGTTGAATCGATTTTCCTTATTGATGGCAACGTGATGGCCGCTCGCACGGATTACCTTCTTAAGATTTTGGATAAGCTTCGTCATACCTTTCCTGAAAGCAGAAAAGTATCGCTCTATAGCGGGTTGAACGATTTCCGTCGTAAAAGCCTGAGCGAACTTAAAGAGCTTAAGAGTGCTGGCCTAACCATGGCTTATGCAGGTCTTGAGTCGGGTGATGCGGTGGTTCTCGACAACATTAAAAAGCGCATGACCCCAGAGCAAGCGCTTGAAGGTATGGCTCTGGCAAAAGAAGCCGGTATTGAAACCCTGCTTTCGTTTATCTTCGGCCTTGGTGGTCGTGATCGTTCACGTGAACATATTGTCGAAACCACAAGATTGCTGAACATCATGAAGCCTGAACAAATCGCGCCCATGGCGTTAGCGATTCAGCCAGGGACCGTGATGGAACAAGAAGTTAAAAACGGTAAGTTCATAATGCCGACTCAACTTCAGATCTTGGAAGAAGAAAAGTACCTGCTCGAGAATCTAAACATCGACACTTTTTATTGGGGCGATCACGGCAACAACATAGTGACTCAGAAAGGCTTCTTGCTTGATTCTAGGGAGCAGTTCTTAGCGAAAGTGAATCATGCAATAGCATCGAATCCGATGGCGAAGGATAGCGTGATTCAGACGTTTGCTTGGTAACGTTTATTGAAAATCGATACCTATAAACAAAGATAAAAAAGAGTAGTGCTCATGAGGTGAAATGTCCGTCGTGAGCCTACTTTTTATTAAGACAGTTCAAAATCAACAAAGCTATTTTCTAGGTACATGTTGTAAATTTGTGAATCTGAATTGTCTATATTCTATGCTGTGTACTGGATCTCATTTGTTATTTGAGTCCCTTGCTAAGGTAAATAATGAATATGTTTAATACCAATCACTTTACTCAACTTAAGAGGTTTCTATGCTAGGTGAAAATCATTCTCTTGTTCACGAATTTCCTGAAATGAAAGATAAAATTGCTGAGCTTGTTAAAACTGACGATGGCTTTGCAGCAGACATGAAGACGTACGACAACCTTGATAAAGAGATTCGTAAGCTTGAGCTGAAAGATTCACCCATTGATGACGGCTCGATGCACCAACTGAAACATGATCGTTCTGTACTGAAAGATGCACTGCACGCTCGTTTAACTGGCTAGTGAGCTAGTAATTTTGCTGATTAGTGAAATGGCGAATTGCAGATTTAGATACTAAAAACTCCTTCGGGAGTTTTTTCTTTTTGGCTCAATAACATCTTCATCATTCAACTGAGCTAATACGTTGTATTGTTGTGTTAATAACGCATAATGAGGATTACTGGTACACGATTTTTTAGATTTCATTGGTAATCACATGAATATTGAACACCTCAAATTGTTTGTTCGTTTAGCTTCCACACATAACATCAGTATGGCTGGCCAAGAGCTGGGACTGTCGCCTGCGGTTGCTAGTTCGCATATCAGTAAACTTGAAGATAATTTAGGTGTTCGCTTGGTACACCGAACCACTCGTAAAGTGTCTTTAACAGAGGAGGGGGAGGCATTCTTACCTCACGCTGAAGAGGTGTTATCGAGTGTGGATGCTGCCAAGTCGGCGGTTGGTGTAGGCTGTGATTCTCCAACCGGAACATTGCGCGTTACGGCATCTGCGTCTTTTGGGCGTTTGCACCTTGTTCCTGCATTGCCTGGCTTTCTTGAGCGTTATCCTGGTTTAAAAGTCGATTTCAGATTGTCAGATTCTATGGTCGATCTTGTAGAAGGCGGCTTCGATATTGCGATTCGCATCTCTGAATTGAAAGATTCGACACTCATTGCTCGAAAGCTTGCGACAGACAAACGTGTTGTGTGCGCATCGCCAGATTATCTAATCAAGTACGGCAAGCCAGCCACGCCTCAAGATCTTAATGACCACCAGTGTATTAGTTTGATTGGCTTAGAAAGTTGGACCTTCCACACTGAAAACGGACCTAAAACGATTAAGGCCTCGGGGTCTTTTAGAGCGGATAACGGCGAAGCACTGCGTGATGCGGCGTTAGGTGGTATCGGTATTACGGTGACGTCGAATTGGTGTGCGTACGAACAGCTGAAAAGCGGTCAGTTGATTCAAGTGTTGGAAGATTACCCACTCACCTCTGAAGCGGCGATTTGGGCGGTATACCCAAGTACAAGGTTGCTTGCGCCAAAAGTGAGAGCCTTCATCGACTACTTCTCTGAGTACTATGGCAACCCGCCGTATTGGGAACAAAAGTAGAGATAAATCGATTTAACGAAAAAGCCCTGTATGACTAACGTATAATTTAGTCACGCAGGGCTTTTTTCTTGGAATCAGACAATCAATTGAGCGGAGCTGTCATTAAGAAAGCGTTGCTGCGATGATCTCTTCAATCTTTGCGACAACTTGCTGTGATTTATCACCGTAAATTGCATCTGGGTGCGGGTTAGCAAAGGTGTTGTTGTCGTTATCAAAGTATTGACCGCCCGCTTGTGCAAACTCGTCAGACAATGATGCGCGAACGAGAATATCAGAACCAATGCTTAGGTCGCCGCCTGCGATGCCGTACGCGTCTTTCACCATCTTACTGCCCAGTAACGAAGCAGGGTTTACCGCAACAACCATCGGCCCTTTAGAGCCTCGCTCTTTCGCCATTTCACGAGTCCACATAGTGATCGCAAGTTTACTTTGTGCGTAAGCGTCGCCATCAGAAAGCGGTTTTTTACCTTCGAGTGCTTCAATGCTTACCGCAGCTTGCGCCGCTGAAGACAGGTTAACCACGCGGCTAGATGAGCCTAGCACTGGCAATAGACGCTTGGTTAGGTGATATGGAGAAACTGTGTTCACAGCAAAACGAACATCCAAACCATCTTTAGTGATTGGATTCGGAGTGTTGAACACGCCAGCGTTGTTAATCAGTACGTCAATTTTATCGTGCTCAGCAATCACTTCGTCAGCCAACGCATCCACATCAGCCAAAACAGACAAGTCTGCCACGTAGCTTTGGATTTTGGCTTCAGTAGAGAGAGTTACAAGTTGCAGCTCAACGTCTTTGAGCTTGCTTGGGTTACGTCCATGCAATAAAACGTGGTGACCTTGTTGAACAAGTACTTTTGCAGTTTCGAAGCCGATACCATCGGTAGAGCCAGTGATCAGGATAACTTTTTGCATGGAATAGATTCCTTATTAAAGCGCTGACATCGCGAGTGTTTTTGAATGTGTTGTTTCGTTGAGATAAAGAATAGCAACCTTTTGTGAAGTTGATAATCAAGCGGATTAATAAAACACTATTTAGTTTTTATTGAAAATGGAAGTACGAACGAAGTCCTAGCCAGAACCGAATAGCAGATAATAAAAAAGCTTAGCGCGGGGGACGCTAAGCTTGGTTGTTAATCATGTTTTGAAGCATGTCTAGGCTGGTGGAATTAGCCGACTTGAGAAAAGCTCACTACCTTGCTTTGTAGTTTCTCTTTCAAGTAATCAGTCACGGCTTGCTGCTCTGATTCACTCATGTACAGGCCAAGCTTGGTTCTGCGCCACAAGATGTCTTCGTCAGTCATCGCCATCTCTTCATTGATCAAGTAATCGATCTCAACTTGATAAACGCCATGCGCTTCGTTTGAAAATTGGCTGCCAAGGTCTGCTTCACTATTCGCGCCTTCCAGTAGCTTCCACGTGTAAGTACCAAATTGAGTCACGTAGCGAAGTAACAACGCTTCAGATGCCCAAGGGTATTTAGTGTGGATCATCTTCGCAAGTTGCTCTCTGCTACAGCTGAAGTTACCGCCTGGAAGCGTGTTGTTGGCTGTCCAAGGCGCACCCATGTTGGTTAGGTGTGGTTCTAACTTCTTAAGTGCTGCTTCGCCTAGTTTACGGTAAGTGGTTAGCTTGCCGCCGAAGATCGAAAGCAATGGTGCTTGATCCAGTTCTGCGTCCAATTCCAATGTGTAGTCACGAGTGATCGCTTGTGGAGAATCAGATTCATCGTCACAAAGCGGTCTTACGCCACTGTATGTCCAAACCACATCTTCACGGCCAAGCTGTTTAACAAAGTGCTGGTTAACAATATCAATCAAGTAATCCACTTCGACATCATCAATTGCGACGTTACGTGGGTCGCCTTTGTATTCAAGGTCAGTCGTGCCGATGATCGAGAACTTATCTAGGTAAGGGATCATGAACACAATACGATTGTCTTTGTTTTGCAGAATGTACGCTTGTGGTTCGTCATGAATGCGTGGCACGACAATGTGTGAGCCTTTAATCAGACGAATATTACGAGGCGAAGCCTGCTCTAATCCATCATCAAAGAATTGCTTAACCCAAGGGCCTGCTGCGTTTACGAGTGCTTTTGCTTTACGTTCAAAACGTTGGTTTGTCATGACATCAAGGATCGTTACATGCCAAATACCACCTTCACGGTGTGCTTTTTCAACTCGGCAGTAGTTACGAACTTCTGCGTTGTTCTCTTTAGCCGCTAATACGTTGAGCAATACCATGCGCGCATCATCAACCCAACAATCTGAGTATTCGAAACCTGTCTTCATTTCTGGCTTCAGTAAACCTGATTTCGCCAAGTTCACGGTTTTACTTCCAGGAAGCGTGGTGCGTTTACCCAAGTTATCGTAAAGGAATAGGCCACAGCGGATCATCCAAGCTGGGCGTAAAAATGGTCGATGAGGTAAACGGAAACGCATTGGTTGAGCAACATGAGGTGCTTTTCTTAACAATACTTCGCGTTCTGCAAGCGCTTCTGAAACCAAACGGAACTCATAGTGTTCAAGGTAACGTAAGCCACCGTGGATCAGTTTTGAACTTGCAGAAGATGTCGCAGAGGCGAAATCATTTGCTTCGTATAAACCAACGTTTAGACCACGGCCTGCTGCATCCGCTGCGATGCCTGCACCGTTGATACCGCCGCCGATCACGATCAAATCTAAAGTGGAAGATGTACTATTTTTTGAATTATTTTGTTGAGCACTCATGGTTTTGACCTCTTTCTGAGCGAACGAGCATTTTAGAACATAAGTGAATCCTATCTTAACTTTCGTTTGCGGTCATTTATTATTTTCGTTTATGCGCGTTTTATGTGATTTGAGCATAAAAAAACCTCTGCTTATGAAAGCAGAGGTTCAAATAAAACTTATTCGAGCATAGAAGTGACACGAACAGGGATCAAGTATTGTTGGTCCAGTTATTAAAAAAGCCAGCTATCGATAAAGTGTTTTATCAATAGATCTGGCTTTTGATTGCTCAATGAATGAGCGAGCTTTACTTAATTTAGCTCAACTTAATCTAGCTAGATTAACAGGGGCTATTCGCCTGAAGTTGAAGGCTGAGCAGTATCGATAATTTCTAACGGAATTGCCGAATCTTTAAGGATGTTGAGAATCTCTTCCGGCGGCTGTTTATTAGTAAACACCATGTGTGCCTGAGAGATGTTACCAAGCTTAACCATCGCATTACGACCAAACTTAGTGTGGTCGACGGCTAAGAAGATGCTACGGCTGTTTTCGATGATCGCTTGTTTCACTCGAACTTCGTGATAGTCAAAATCGAGTAGTGAGCCATCAAAGTCGATGCCACTGATGCCCAAGATGCCGAAATCCAGACGGAATTGCTTCACGAAATCGAGTGTCGCTTCACCGACAATACCGCCGTCGCGGTTTCTTACTTCGCCACCCGCCAAGATAACCTTGATCTCAGGATTCGGCAGAAGGATGCTCGCCACGTTAATGTTGTTGGTGACAACTCTTAACTGTTTGTGATTTTTGTTGAGTGCACGTGCAACTGATTCTGGTGTGGTACCGATATCAACAAACAAAGTTGCGCCATCTGGGATATGTTTAACCAGTTCATCGGCAATCACGTCTTTTTCGTTGAAGTTAAGCGCTTTACGCGTGTTGTAAGAGGTGTTTTCCGAGCTTAAAGGAATGGTTGCACCACCGTGATAGCGACGAATCTTGTTGCCATCGGCCAGTTCGTTGAGGTCTCGTCTGATGGTCTGTGGGCTTACATCAAACTTTTCAACGAGCTCTTCGGTACTCACATATCCTTGTGTTTTAACCAGGTCTACAATCTGCTGGTGTCTTGGTATCTGCTTCACTTAACTTACCACTCCCTGTACGCTAAAGGTTCTAGCGCGTCAAAATCGAAAATATAAACTCGCGCTATTGTGCTCGAATTGACGAAGAGAGAGAAGTAATGATGGTAAGGAATCATGTCTAAACCGCAAAAACGCTGCTCAAGACAAGGAATTTGAGCCTGAAACGCAAAAAAGAGCACAAAATAGTGCTCTTTTTAGTTTCGTTTACTGAGGTTCGAACAATCCAATCGACAAGAAAGTGATTATTCGAGCTCCTCTGTTAACTCACGCTCAGATTACTCTTCGTCGTCATCGTGCAGTTCAGACCAAACCTGTGCACACTTGATAGCACGCTTCCAGCCTTTGTAACGGCGGTTACGCTTCTCTTCGTCGTGGTGTGGCATGAACGTGCGGTTAAGAACAGCTTTGTCTTGAAGCTCGTCAATGCTGTCCCAGAAACCAACCGCTAGGCCTGCAAGGTAAGCGGCACCCAGAGCGGTCACTTCCGTTACTTCAGGACGGTGAACTTCAGTATCAAGCACGTCTGATTGGAATTGCATTAGGAAGTTGTTCGCTACTGCGCCGCCATCAACACGTAGTTTCGCTAGCTTGATGCCAGAGTCCGCTTGCATTGCGTCTAGTACGTCACGAGTTTGGTAAGCAATACCTTCCAGCGTTGCACGGATGATGTGGTTAGAGTTTACACCACGAGTCAGACCAACAATCGTACCGCGAGCATAAGCATCCCAGTATGGTGCGCCTAGGCCAGTAAACGCAGGAACCACGTAAACGCCGTTTGAAGAATCCACTTTCGTTGCAAAGTACTCAGAGTCTTCTGCGCCAGCCAGTAGCTTCATTTCATCACGTAGCCATTGGATTGATGCACCGCCCATGAATACTGCACCTTCAAGTGCGTATGCTGGTTCGCCTTTAGGGCCACATGCCAGTGTTGTTAGTAGACCGTTCTTCGAGGTTACTTTCTCTTGGCCAGTGTTCATTAGAAGGAAACAACCCGTGCCGTAAGTATTCTTCGCTTGGCCTGCTTCTACACACATTTGACCGTAAAGTGCAGCTTGTTGGTCACCGGCAATACCCGCGATTGGGATACGAGTACCGCCTTTACCACCAAGGTTCGTTTGACCGTATACCTCAGAAGAGCGTTTCACTTCAGGCATCATGATTGACGGAATACCCATCTCATCAAGTAGCTTCTGATCCCAGCATAGGTCATTGATGTTAAACAACATAGTACGTGACGCGTTGGTGTAATCCGTAACGTGTACACGTCCTTGAGTCATTTTCCAAACCAACCAAGTATCAACCGTACCGAACAACAACTTGCCTGCTTCAGCGTCTTCACGAGCGCCTTCAACGTTGTCTAGAATCCATTTTACTTTGGTACCTGAGAAATACGGGTCAAGGACTAAGCCAGTATTGTCACGTACGTAGTCTTCTAGGCCACGTGCTTTTAGGTCTTCACAGATGTCTGCTGTACGGCGACACTGCCATACGATTGCGTTGTAAACCGGTTTGCCAGTTTCTTTGTTCCAAACAATGGTGGTTTCACGTTGGTTAGTGATACCGATACCCGCGAGTTCGTCGCTGCGAATGCCTGCTTTAGCAAGCGCTTCAACCAATGTAGAGCTTTGAGTCGCCCAGATTTCCATTGGATCATGCTCAACCCAACCTGCTTTCGGGTAAATCTGAGTGAATTCTCGTTGAGAAGAACTAACGATGTTTGCATCGTGATCGAGGATTACAGCGCGAGAACTTGTGGTGCCTTGGTCTAGGGCAACAATGTATTTTTGCTCGGTCATGGTAAGAATCCTTTTTCTTTCGTTATTTATATTTTAGTAAATGTAAGGTCGCTTAGGGATTAAGCTTGAGCTTGTTCAGCTTCTTCTTCTGTTTCACATTGGTTTGGAATTGTGCAGCCTTGGCCTTCTACTGGTAGGTAAGCACCGATAACACGTGGGTACAACCAACCACCGAAACACGCACCAGCAATTGGAGCAAGAATTGGAACGATGAAGTAAGGAATATCACGAGCACCGCTTAGTGCGAAATCCCAACCTGCAAAGTAAGCGAAAAGTTTTGGTCCGAAGTCACGAGCAGGGTTCATTGCGAAGCCAGTCAGTGGACCTAAAGAACCACCGATAACCGCGATAAGAATACCAATCAGTAGAGGGTTCATTGCACCGCGAGATGCGCCGTTGTTCTCATCACCTAACGCTAAAATGGCAAACATCAACACTGCAGTAATCACGAATTCCACAGCAAAAGCGCCGAAGAAAGAAAGTGAAGCATGTGGGTAAGTCGAGAAGATACCAGCAGTTGATAGTGCGTCTTGGCTGCTACGAACGAAGTTATGTGCGATTTCGTAGTCAGTAAATAGGTTGCTGTACAGGCTGTAAACCAATGCTGCAGAGCAGAAAGCGCCAAGCAGTTGCGAAATGATGTAAGGCACCACTTTCGCTTTATCGAAGCCATGGAACATGGCCAGTGCAATCGTTACGGCTGGGTTGATGTGTGCGCCTGAAACGCCGGCAGTACAGTAAATTGCAATCGCAACACCGAAGCCCCAGATGATGCTGATTTCCCATTGTCCGAATGTCGCACCAGTTAATACCAGAGCGGCCACACAGCCAACGCCAAAGAATATGAGTAGTCCTGTACCGATAAATTCAGCCAAGCATTGCCCAAATAAAGAAGGGTGTTTGTTTGTTGTCATGTTCGAGTCCTTTTTAGTTTTGCTTATCTAGCACGTGTATTGTGCATATATTTGCGAACTCGAAAATAAACGAACATCAAAAGTGAGCGTTTGAGCATAAAATTGTTAATTAAAGTCACTTGAAATGTTAATCCGAACACTTTTGCTCGAAAAAGATGCTCGCATGAACGTCATTGCTCGAATTGATAGGTTGCGAAGCCGCTCAAACTACCTATATGTAAATGAATGCGCAACTGGTACGAGGAGTTTATGTTTGGATTTGTGATGCTACTTCGTTAGTGGCGGATTATTAGACTTAATTAGGGAGGGCTGTGTGATGTTTTTGCTATGTAACAAGGGCGTTAACAAATGAGCTTATATGCATAAATGAATAAACTGCCAACTATGTTGTAGTTTGGCAGTTTCAGTTTAGGGGTTTGTTCTAGTTACATGCTACGAACTAGGGCTCTAAACCAGAGCTGCAACTTTTCCTCTCGCAACCAACTGAGCTCGGATTGAGTCATACGCCCAGTTGAACGCAATCGCGTAAAGTACGAAGAAAATAACCAGGCCGATGTCCATGATCAGGACGGTCAGGAAGTCGAGTTGTAGAGCCCACATCAAGACAGGTAGAGTGACGGTCATTAACCCAAGCTCAAAACCTAAGCCGTGTAGAACACGTGTTTTCTTGGTTCTTTTACTTCGGTCAGCCCCGTAAATTTTGTCGTAGCCATAGTTGTAAACATAGTTCCAAGCCATTGCAATCAATGATATTGCAAGCGCTAAGCCTGCCATTTCACCTGCGCCGTTTCCTGTAATATAGGTT is a window encoding:
- the glpD gene encoding glycerol-3-phosphate dehydrogenase; translation: MSAQQNNSKNSTSSTLDLIVIGGGINGAGIAADAAGRGLNVGLYEANDFASATSSASSKLIHGGLRYLEHYEFRLVSEALAEREVLLRKAPHVAQPMRFRLPHRPFLRPAWMIRCGLFLYDNLGKRTTLPGSKTVNLAKSGLLKPEMKTGFEYSDCWVDDARMVLLNVLAAKENNAEVRNYCRVEKAHREGGIWHVTILDVMTNQRFERKAKALVNAAGPWVKQFFDDGLEQASPRNIRLIKGSHIVVPRIHDEPQAYILQNKDNRIVFMIPYLDKFSIIGTTDLEYKGDPRNVAIDDVEVDYLIDIVNQHFVKQLGREDVVWTYSGVRPLCDDESDSPQAITRDYTLELDAELDQAPLLSIFGGKLTTYRKLGEAALKKLEPHLTNMGAPWTANNTLPGGNFSCSREQLAKMIHTKYPWASEALLLRYVTQFGTYTWKLLEGANSEADLGSQFSNEAHGVYQVEIDYLINEEMAMTDEDILWRRTKLGLYMSESEQQAVTDYLKEKLQSKVVSFSQVG
- a CDS encoding DeoR/GlpR family transcriptional regulator, with translation MKQIPRHQQIVDLVKTQGYVSTEELVEKFDVSPQTIRRDLNELADGNKIRRYHGGATIPLSSENTSYNTRKALNFNEKDVIADELVKHIPDGATLFVDIGTTPESVARALNKNHKQLRVVTNNINVASILLPNPEIKVILAGGEVRNRDGGIVGEATLDFVKQFRLDFGILGISGIDFDGSLLDFDYHEVRVKQAIIENSRSIFLAVDHTKFGRNAMVKLGNISQAHMVFTNKQPPEEILNILKDSAIPLEIIDTAQPSTSGE
- the glpK gene encoding glycerol kinase GlpK, with product MTEQKYIVALDQGTTSSRAVILDHDANIVSSSQREFTQIYPKAGWVEHDPMEIWATQSSTLVEALAKAGIRSDELAGIGITNQRETTIVWNKETGKPVYNAIVWQCRRTADICEDLKARGLEDYVRDNTGLVLDPYFSGTKVKWILDNVEGAREDAEAGKLLFGTVDTWLVWKMTQGRVHVTDYTNASRTMLFNINDLCWDQKLLDEMGIPSIMMPEVKRSSEVYGQTNLGGKGGTRIPIAGIAGDQQAALYGQMCVEAGQAKNTYGTGCFLLMNTGQEKVTSKNGLLTTLACGPKGEPAYALEGAVFMGGASIQWLRDEMKLLAGAEDSEYFATKVDSSNGVYVVPAFTGLGAPYWDAYARGTIVGLTRGVNSNHIIRATLEGIAYQTRDVLDAMQADSGIKLAKLRVDGGAVANNFLMQFQSDVLDTEVHRPEVTEVTALGAAYLAGLAVGFWDSIDELQDKAVLNRTFMPHHDEEKRNRRYKGWKRAIKCAQVWSELHDDDEE
- a CDS encoding MIP/aquaporin family protein; translated protein: MTTNKHPSLFGQCLAEFIGTGLLIFFGVGCVAALVLTGATFGQWEISIIWGFGVAIAIYCTAGVSGAHINPAVTIALAMFHGFDKAKVVPYIISQLLGAFCSAALVYSLYSNLFTDYEIAHNFVRSSQDALSTAGIFSTYPHASLSFFGAFAVEFVITAVLMFAILALGDENNGASRGAMNPLLIGILIAVIGGSLGPLTGFAMNPARDFGPKLFAYFAGWDFALSGARDIPYFIVPILAPIAGACFGGWLYPRVIGAYLPVEGQGCTIPNQCETEEEAEQAQA
- a CDS encoding PACE efflux transporter — translated: MSHKERMLHMVLFEIVALILMAGLATYITGNGAGEMAGLALAISLIAMAWNYVYNYGYDKIYGADRSKRTKKTRVLHGLGFELGLMTVTLPVLMWALQLDFLTVLIMDIGLVIFFVLYAIAFNWAYDSIRAQLVARGKVAALV